From Microbacterium sp. 10M-3C3:
GGCTGGGGAGGTTCCAGCCGGCCCAGGCGACGGCCGCGTGCACGAGGACGAACGCGACCCAGAGCGGCGCGCGTCGGGACACCCGATCATCCTAGGACGCAGCACGGTCCGGGCCGTGGACCGGCCCGGTGGTCGGCGCGGGCTCAGTCCGCGGCGAGTCCCTCGGCGACGATGCGCGGGAGCGCCTCCGCCACGTCGAGCGCCGTGATCGGGCCACCGTGTCCACCGTGGAGGGCCGCCGCGAGCCTCCCCGCGGCGCCGTGCAGCCACGCGCCGGTCGCGGCGACCGGGCCGAAGGCGTCGGCATCCGTCGGCGTCGCCGCGGCGGCGAGGGCGCCGAGCACACCGGCGAGCACGTCGCCGGTGCCCGCTGTGGCGAGCCACGGCGTCCCCGCCTGGACGCTCCGCGTCCAGCCTCCCGGGGTGGCCACGACCGTCACGGCGCCCTTGAGGAGCACGGACACCCCGAACGCCGCCGCCGTCTCGGCGGCGGCCGCCGCCCGCCCGGTGACGGACGCATCGTCGGGCACCGGGTCGAGGCCGGCGGTCTGCCGCAGCCGGTCGTGCTCGCGCGCGTGCGGCGTCACGAGCACGGGTGCCGTGCTCCCCCGCACGAGGTCGAGCGCACCGGCGTCGACGACGACGGGCTCGTCGCCCCGCAGGATCGCCCGCAGGTCGCGCTCCTCATCGTCGCCGCGGTGCGCCGCATCCGTACCCGACCCGATCACCCACGCCTGCACGCGGCCGGATGCTGCGACCGTTTCGGGCCGACGCGCCAGCACGAGCGCCGTCGGCCGGTCGGGTCCGACATAGCGGACCATGCCCGTGCCCGTCCGCCACGCGCCCTCGACGCCGAGGACGGCGGCGCCGGGATAGGCGTCAGAGCCGGTGCGCAGCCCCACGACGCCGCGGGAATACTTGTCGTCGGATGCCGTTGGGAGCCGGAGGGCGCCGCGGACGTCGTCCCCGGTCCATTCGTCGAGCGCGCGCATGCGCGCCACCCTATCCCCGAGGAGCCGCCCGCATGAGCCGCTTGTTCTCGTCCCTGACGCTGCGCGACACGACCTTCCGCAACCGCCTGTGGGTCGCGCCGATGTGCCAGTACAGCGCCGTCGACGGCTACGCCGCCGAGTGGCACCACGTGCACCTCGCGCAGTTCGCGTCCGGCGGGGCGGGGCTCGTCGTCACCGAGGCGACCGCGGTGTCGTCGGAGGGCCGCATCTCGCCCGAGGACACCGGCATCTGGGACGACGCGCGGGCCGACGCGTGGCGGCCGATCGTCGACGCCCTCCACCGCCGGGGCGCGGTCGCCGGCATCCAGCTCGCCCACGCGGGCCGGAAGGCGTCGACGTGGTCGCCCTTCTCCGGCGAGCGCGGCACGGTGCCGGCCGACCGCGGCGGGTGGACCACCGTGGCGCCCTCCGCGGTCGCCTTCGACGGATACGCGACGCCGCGTCCGCTCGACGCCGACGGCATCGAGCGGGTGGTCGCGGACTTCGCCGCCGCCGCACGCCGTGCCGTCGACGTCGGGTTCGACGTGCTCGAGGTCCACGCCGCGCACGGCTACCTGCTGCATCAGTTCCTCTCGCCGCTGTCGAACCTGCGCGACGACGCGTACGGCGGCACGCTCGAGAACCGGATGCGCCTGCTCGTCCGGGTCGTCGCGGCCGTGCGCGAAGCAGCGCCGGCGGCCGTGGTGTTCGTGCGCCTGTCGGCGACCGACTGGGCCGAGGGCGGCTGGGACGTCGACGACACCGTCGCCGCCTCCCGCGCCGTGCGCGACGCGGGCGCCGACCTCATCGACGTCTCCAGCGGCGGGCTCGTCGCGCATCAGCGGATCACGACCGGGCCGGCGTACCAGGCCGGCTTCGCGGCGCGCGTGCGCGCCGAAGCGGACGTGCCGGTGAACGCCGTCGGCATGATCGATGACGCGCGCCTGGCCGAGCACCTCGTCGCGTCGGACCAGGTCGACGCGGTCATGGCCGCACGCGAGTGGCTCCGCGACCCGCACTTCGCCCTGCGTGCGGCCGGCGAGCTCGGCGCGGACGCGCCGTGGCCGCCGCAGTACGAGCGCGCCCGCCGCCGCTGAGCCGCGCCTCAGGCCACCACGCCGAATCAGGCGAATCGGCCGGATGCAGGACGTTTGCGGCGCATTCGTCCTGCATCCGGCCGATTCGCCCGTTCCCGACGCGCAGGAGGGCGTCTGGCGGTCACGGCCGGCGGGCGGTGGCGTCCTGCACCTCGCCGACAAGTTCCTCGATGACGTCCTCCAGGAACAGCACCGCCGTGGTCCGGCCGTCCTCGTCGCGCACCTGCGCGAGATGGCGACCGGCGCGGCGCATGAGCGCGAGCGCGTCCTCGAGGTCGGTGGACTCCATGACCGGCACCATGTGGTGGATGCGCTTGGCCGCGAGCGGCCGCGCCGCGTCGTCGCCGTGCTCGGCCGCGCGCAGCACGTCCTTGAGGTGCACGTAGCCGATCGGCACGCCCTCGTCGTCGACGATCACGTAGCGCGAGTAGCCGTGCTTCGCGACGGCCCGCTCGATCTCGCGCGGCGTCGTCGTCTCGGGGAGGGTCACGAGCTCGGCGAGGGGCACGGCGATGTCGCGCGCCTTCTTGTCGGTGAACTCCACCACGGCCGCGACCGTGCCGGCGGCGTCGTCGAGCACGCCCTCGCGCCGCGACTGGCTCACGATCGTCGCGACCTCGTCGAGCGTGAAGGTGGAGGCCGCCTCGTCCTTCGGCTCGACGCGGAAGAGCCGCACGACGTGGTTGGCGGTCCAGTTCAGCGCCACGATGATCGGGTAGAACGCCTTCGAGACCCACACGAGCGGCGTCGCGAGGAAGAGCACCGCCCGGTCGGGCAGCGAGAACGCGAGGTTCTTCGGGACCATCTCGCCGAACACGACGTGCAGGTACGACACCAGCAGCAGCGCGATCACGAACGCGATGACGTCGACCATGGCCTCGCCGAGGCCCGTGAGACCCAGCGGGGCGGCGAGCAGGTGGTGGATCGCGGGCTCGGAGACGTTCAGGATCAGCAGCGAGCAGATCGTGATGCCGAGCTGGCACGTCGCGAGCATGAGCGTCGCGTGCTCCATCGCGTACAGCGCGACCCGGGCTGCGCGCGAGCCGCGCTCGGCCAGCGGCTCGATCTGAGAGCGGCGCGCGGAGATGACGGCGAACTCCGCGCCGACGAAGAACGCGTTCGCGACGAGCAGCACGGCGAGCCATGCGAGGCCGGCCCAGTCGCTCATGACTGGTCACCCCCCTTGGCCGCGCGCACGAGGTCGTCGACGTCCTCCTCCCGCGGCGCGGGCGTGAAGCGCACGCGGTCGATGCGGCGGCCGTCCATGCGCTGCACGTGCAGGACCCCGTCCTCCGTCGGCACCTCGTCGCCGACGGCCGGGATGCGCTCGAGCACGCTCATGATGTACCCGCCGACGGTGTCGTAGACCTCGCCCTCGGGCACGCGCACGCCCGCGCGATCCAGCGCCTCGTCGGGACGCAGGTCGCCGGGGAACGTGACGGAGCCGACCGACCGGATGACCCCGGCGCGCGAGCGGTCGTGCTCGTCGAGCACCTCGCCGACGATCTCCTCGACGAGATCCTCGAGCGTGAGCACGCCGGCCGTGCCGCCGTACTCGTCGACCACGACCGCCATCTGATAGCCGCGGGCGCGCAGCTCGGGGATGATCGCGTCGAGGTGGACGGTCTCGGGCACTCGGAGCGGCTCGGTCGCGATCGCCGCGGCCGGCACGTCGGGGCGCCGGTCGTGGGGCACAGCCACGGCGGATTTGACGTGGACGATGCCGACGATGTCGTCCATCGACTCCTGGTACACCGGGAAGCGGCTGTGCCCGGTACGGACGGCGAGGCGCACGACGTCGTCGACGGTGTCGTCGGCGGCGACGGCGTGGATGCTGGGGCGCGGCGTCATGACGTCGGCGGCGCTCAAGCGCGAGAACGTGAGGCTGCGATCCAGGAGCGAGGCGGTGTCCTTCTCCAGCACGCCCGCACTCGCCGACCGGCGCACGAGGCTCGAGAGCTCCTCCGCGGTGCGTGCGCCGGACAGCTCCTCCTTCGGCTCGACGCCGATCGAGCGCAGGACGCCGTTCGCGCTGCCGTTGAGGACGGCGACCGCGGGGCGGAACACCGTCGTGAACGCCACCTGGAACGGGATCACGAGCTTGGCCGTCTGACGCGGGATCGCCAGCGCGAAGTTCTTGGGGACGAGCTCGCCGAGGATCATCGACAGCACCGTGGCGAAGCCGACGCCGATGACCGCGCTGACGGGGACGACGACGCCCTCGGGCCAGCCCCACGCTGTGAAGACGGGGCGCAGCAGGTTCGAGATGGCGGGCTCCATCGTATAACCGGTGAGGAGCGTCGTCAGGGTGATCCCCAGCTGCGCGCTGGAGAGATGGGTCGAGGTGATCCGCAGTGCGTCGATCGTCATCGACAGGCGCGATTCGCCGGCGTCGCGACGCGCTTCGAGGTCGGCGCGGTCGAGGTTGACGAGGGCGAACTCGCTGGCGACGAACAGGCCGGTGCCCACGGTGAGCAGGAGCCCCACGCCCAGCATGACGTAATCCATCACGCGTCACCCCCGCTCGAGCGGGAGCCGGGTCGGTGGGGCGAGGGTCTGCGACTAGGAGGGTCGTCCATCGTGCCGCCGATTCTACGGCAGGGCCGCCGCATCCGCGCGGCCGACGGGGAGCCCGTGTCAACCCCGTCGGCGCAGCGGCCGCCCCGCCACGACCATCGCCGGATGAGCACCACCCCCCGCACCGCCCATGCGCACGACGGCCCGACGCCCACGCCCGATTCGCCCGACAAGCCGGATTCGCCGCCGCAGCTCGAGAAGCGCTCGTGGCGGTACGTCGCGAAGAAGACGCTGCACGAGTTCCAGGCCGATCAGTGCACCGACCTCGCTGCGGCTCTGACCTACTTCAGCGTCCTCGCGCTGTTCCCCGGCGTCGTTGCCGTGTTCTCGATCCTCGGCGTCATCGGCCAGGACCGCTCCGCCCTCGACGCGGTCCTCGGCATCGTCTCCGACGTCGCCCCGGATGCGGCGGAGGGCATCCGCGGGCCGCTCGAGCAGATCTCGGGCTCCCCCGCCGCCGGCTTCGCCCTCGTGACGGGGCTCGTGCTGGCGATCTGGTCCGCATCGGGCTACGTCCGCGCGTTCAGCCGCGCGATGAACCGCGTCTACGAGATCCGCGAGGGCCGGCCCTTCTGGAAGCTCATCCCGTGGCAGCTGCTGATCACCCTCATCGGCGTCGCCCTGGTGTGCGTCGCCGCGGTGCTGCTCGTCGTGTCGGGGCCTGTCGCCGAGGCGATCGGCTCGGCGGTCGGCCTCGGCGACGCCGCGGTCGCGGTGTGGTCGATCGCCCGGTGGCCCGTGCTGGCCTTCATCGTCGTGCTGATGGTCGCGATCCTGTACTGGGCGACTCCGAACGCGCGGCAGCCGAAGTTCCGCTGGCTGAGCCTCGGCGCGGTCCTCGCGATCGTGGTGCTGGCGATCGCGTCGACCCTCTTTGGCCTGTACGTGGCGAACTTCTCGAACTACGACCGCACGTACGGCGCTCTCGCGGGCGTGATCATCTTCCTGCTGTGGCTGTGGATCGCGAACATCGCGCTGCTGCTCGGGGCCGAGTTCGACGCCGAGCTCGAGCGCGGGCGCGAGCTGCAGGGCGGCATCGCCGCCGAGGAGGACATCCGGCTGCCCCCGCGCGACACGCGCGCGAGCGACAAGGTGAAGGCGCGCGAGCACGCCGACGAGACGGAGGGCCGCCGCATCCGCCAGGAGCACGACTGACACGGTCTGCGGCCGGCCGGGGTGCGCCCGCCGGCCGGTCGCGCCGCTACCAGCTGACCGGCAGCGCCTTGCCCTCCTCGTAGCCGGCCGCGGACTGCAGGCCCACCCGCGCGAGGTCGACGAACTCCGGCACGGTGCGCGCACCGGCGTACGTGAACGACGACCGCACCCCCGACGTGATCATGTCCACGAGGTCCTCGATGCCCGGACGCAGCGGATCGAGGTAGATCTTGGACGACGAGATGCCCTCGGCGAACAGCTCCTTGCGCGCGAGCTCCCACGGGTCGAGCCGCCCGAAGCGGCCGTGCACGGCCTTGGTCGAGGCCATCCCCCACGACTCCTTGTAGGGCCGGCCGGCATCGTCGGTCAACAGCTCGCCGGGCGACTCGATCGTGCCGGCGAACCACGAGCCGATCATGACGGATGCGGCGCCCGCGGCGAGGGCCAGCGCGACGTCGCGCGGATAGCGCACGCCGCCGTCCGCCCACACGTGCGCGCCGAGCTCGCGCGCGGCCTGGGCCGTCTCCAGCACCGCGGAGAACTGCGGGCGGCCGACCGCCGTCATCATGCGCGTCGTGCACATCGCCCCGGGGCCGACGCCGACCTTGAGGATGCCGGCGCCCGCTTCGACCAGGTCGCGCACCCCGTCGGCGGTGACGATGTTGCCCGCGACGATCGGGATGCCGAGCTTCGCGTCGGCGACGGCGCGCAGCGCGCGCAGCATCCCCTCCTGGTGCCCGTGGGCCGTGTCGACGACGAGCACATCCACACCGGCGGCCGCGAGCGCGCGGGCCTTTGCCGCGACGTCGCCGTTGATGCCGACGGCCGCGGCCACCGCGAGGCGCCCGGCGGCGTCCACCGCGGGCGGGTACAGCGTCGCGCGCAGCGCGCTCTTGCGCGAGAGGGTGCCGACCAGGCGCCCGTGCTGCAGCACGCACACCGTCTCCGCGTCGGCGGCCACCAGCAGGTCGAACGCGCGTCGAGGGCTGTCGACGTCGTCCGCGTCGAGCGACGCGGCGCCGCCGCGTGCGAGGTCGCCCAGCCGCGCATCCGGGAGGGCGGTGCCCAGGCGCGATGCCGGCACGACCCCCACGATGCGCTCGATCGTCAGCGGCGACGCCGTCGACTCCGCCACGACCAGGCCATGGCCCTCGATCGAAGGGAGCAGGCGCGACGCATCGGCCACGGTCGCCTCCGGCGGCAGCACGAGCGGCGTGTCCCAGCGCACCGGCTGCGCCTTGACCCAGCGGATCGCGGCGTCCAGCTCCTGGAGCGGCATGTCCTGCGGGAGCACGCCGAGCCCGCCGCGACGCGCGAGGGTCGCGGCCAGCCGCGCACCGGTGACCGAGTTCATGTTCGCCGAGACCAGCGGGATGCGCGCGGGCGTGCCGTCGCGCGGTGTGAGATCCACGTCGAGCCGGCTCGTCACCGATGATCGCCGAGGGACGAGGAAGACGTCGGAATAGGTGAGGTCGACCTCGGGTTGCGCTCCGTAGAACTCCATAGCTCCACGGTACTTCCGCCCCCCGTCGCCGCGTCAGTGCGCCCGCCAGCAGCGGTGCGAACTGGGTTAGGCTGGTTTGTGGTGCGCGCGAGGCGGTTCTGCGCGCAGTCCACCGATCTTCTTCGAGGAAAGCAGGCGATCGACTGTGTCGAGCCAGGTGACGGGCGTCGGTACTTCCAACGAGGGCGAATTCGGCGCCAATGAGTGGTTGGTCGATGAGCTCTACGAGCAGTTCAAGGTCGACAAGAACTCCGTCGACAAGGCCTGGTGGCCGATCCTCGAGTCCTACCACCCCGTCGTCGAGGAAGGCGCCGCGCCCGCTGCGCCCGCCGCATCCGCGTCGGCCGGCGCACCCTCGGCACCCGCCGCCCCCGCGAGCAGCGCGGCCCCGGGCAGCGACGCGCACCCCGTGACCGCACCGGTTCCCGTCGTCAACTCCGCACCGCCCGTCGCCCGCACGACGGCCAAGCCCGCGGCGCCCCGCCCGATCCCCGCCCAGGCCCAGGACAAGGCCCCCGCCGGCGAGGTCGCGCTCGACGAGGACACCGTCACGCCGCTGCGCGGGATGCCGAAGACCCTCGCCGCGAACATGGACGAGTCGCTGACCGTCCCCACCGCCACGAGCGTGCGCACCGTCCCCGCCAAGCTGATGATCGACAACCGCATCGTCATCAACAACCACATGGCGCGCACGCGCGGCGGCAAGGTCAGCTTCACGCACCTCATCGGCTGGGCGATCATCCAGGCGCTCAAGGAGTTCCCGAGCCAGAACGTCTTCTACGCCGAGATCGACGGCAAGCCCTCGGTCGTCGCGCCGGCGCACATCAACCTCGGCATCGCGATCGACATCCCCAAGCCCGACGGCTCGCGGGCGCTCCTGGTCCCGAGCATCAAGCGCGCCGAGTCGCTCACCTTCGGCGAGTACCTCTCCTCGTATGAGGACCTCGTCCAGCGGGCGCGTGGCAACAAGCTGACGGCGGCCGACTTCCAGGGCACGACGATCTCGCTCACCAACCCCGGCGGCATCGGCACCGTCCACTCGGTGCCGCGCCTCATGAAGGGGCAGGGCTGCATCGTCGGCGCCGGCGCCCTCGAGTACCCCGCGGAGTTCCAGGGCGCGAGCGACAAGACGCTCAACGAGCTGGCGATCGGCAAGACGATCACCCTCACGAGCACCTACGACCACCGCGTCATCCAGGGCGCCGGCTCCGGCGAGTTCCTGAAGAAGGTGCACGAGCTGCTCATCGGGCAGCGCGGCTTCTACGACGACATCTTCGCCGCCCTGCGCATCCCGTACGCGCCGATCCACTGGGCCGCCGACATCAACGTCGACATCTCCGAGCGCATCGACAAGACCGCGCGCGTGCAGGAGCTCATCAACTCGTTCCGCGTGCGCGGCCACCTGATGGCCGACATCGACCCGCTGCAGTACGTGCAGCGCACGCACCCCGACCTCGAGATCGAGTCCCACGGCCTGACGTTCTGGGACCTCGACCGCGAGTTCGTCACGGGCGGTTTCGGCGGCAAGCGCGTCATGAAGCTGCGCGACATCCTCGGCGTGCTCCGCGACTCGTACTGCCGCACGATCGGC
This genomic window contains:
- a CDS encoding hemolysin family protein, with the translated sequence MSDWAGLAWLAVLLVANAFFVGAEFAVISARRSQIEPLAERGSRAARVALYAMEHATLMLATCQLGITICSLLILNVSEPAIHHLLAAPLGLTGLGEAMVDVIAFVIALLLVSYLHVVFGEMVPKNLAFSLPDRAVLFLATPLVWVSKAFYPIIVALNWTANHVVRLFRVEPKDEAASTFTLDEVATIVSQSRREGVLDDAAGTVAAVVEFTDKKARDIAVPLAELVTLPETTTPREIERAVAKHGYSRYVIVDDEGVPIGYVHLKDVLRAAEHGDDAARPLAAKRIHHMVPVMESTDLEDALALMRRAGRHLAQVRDEDGRTTAVLFLEDVIEELVGEVQDATARRP
- a CDS encoding hemolysin family protein; the protein is MDYVMLGVGLLLTVGTGLFVASEFALVNLDRADLEARRDAGESRLSMTIDALRITSTHLSSAQLGITLTTLLTGYTMEPAISNLLRPVFTAWGWPEGVVVPVSAVIGVGFATVLSMILGELVPKNFALAIPRQTAKLVIPFQVAFTTVFRPAVAVLNGSANGVLRSIGVEPKEELSGARTAEELSSLVRRSASAGVLEKDTASLLDRSLTFSRLSAADVMTPRPSIHAVAADDTVDDVVRLAVRTGHSRFPVYQESMDDIVGIVHVKSAVAVPHDRRPDVPAAAIATEPLRVPETVHLDAIIPELRARGYQMAVVVDEYGGTAGVLTLEDLVEEIVGEVLDEHDRSRAGVIRSVGSVTFPGDLRPDEALDRAGVRVPEGEVYDTVGGYIMSVLERIPAVGDEVPTEDGVLHVQRMDGRRIDRVRFTPAPREEDVDDLVRAAKGGDQS
- a CDS encoding ADP/ATP-dependent (S)-NAD(P)H-hydrate dehydratase; the encoded protein is MRALDEWTGDDVRGALRLPTASDDKYSRGVVGLRTGSDAYPGAAVLGVEGAWRTGTGMVRYVGPDRPTALVLARRPETVAASGRVQAWVIGSGTDAAHRGDDEERDLRAILRGDEPVVVDAGALDLVRGSTAPVLVTPHAREHDRLRQTAGLDPVPDDASVTGRAAAAAETAAAFGVSVLLKGAVTVVATPGGWTRSVQAGTPWLATAGTGDVLAGVLGALAAAATPTDADAFGPVAATGAWLHGAAGRLAAALHGGHGGPITALDVAEALPRIVAEGLAAD
- a CDS encoding NADH:flavin oxidoreductase/NADH oxidase — its product is MSRLFSSLTLRDTTFRNRLWVAPMCQYSAVDGYAAEWHHVHLAQFASGGAGLVVTEATAVSSEGRISPEDTGIWDDARADAWRPIVDALHRRGAVAGIQLAHAGRKASTWSPFSGERGTVPADRGGWTTVAPSAVAFDGYATPRPLDADGIERVVADFAAAARRAVDVGFDVLEVHAAHGYLLHQFLSPLSNLRDDAYGGTLENRMRLLVRVVAAVREAAPAAVVFVRLSATDWAEGGWDVDDTVAASRAVRDAGADLIDVSSGGLVAHQRITTGPAYQAGFAARVRAEADVPVNAVGMIDDARLAEHLVASDQVDAVMAAREWLRDPHFALRAAGELGADAPWPPQYERARRR
- a CDS encoding YihY/virulence factor BrkB family protein, with amino-acid sequence MSTTPRTAHAHDGPTPTPDSPDKPDSPPQLEKRSWRYVAKKTLHEFQADQCTDLAAALTYFSVLALFPGVVAVFSILGVIGQDRSALDAVLGIVSDVAPDAAEGIRGPLEQISGSPAAGFALVTGLVLAIWSASGYVRAFSRAMNRVYEIREGRPFWKLIPWQLLITLIGVALVCVAAVLLVVSGPVAEAIGSAVGLGDAAVAVWSIARWPVLAFIVVLMVAILYWATPNARQPKFRWLSLGAVLAIVVLAIASTLFGLYVANFSNYDRTYGALAGVIIFLLWLWIANIALLLGAEFDAELERGRELQGGIAAEEDIRLPPRDTRASDKVKAREHADETEGRRIRQEHD
- a CDS encoding GuaB1 family IMP dehydrogenase-related protein, which translates into the protein MEFYGAQPEVDLTYSDVFLVPRRSSVTSRLDVDLTPRDGTPARIPLVSANMNSVTGARLAATLARRGGLGVLPQDMPLQELDAAIRWVKAQPVRWDTPLVLPPEATVADASRLLPSIEGHGLVVAESTASPLTIERIVGVVPASRLGTALPDARLGDLARGGAASLDADDVDSPRRAFDLLVAADAETVCVLQHGRLVGTLSRKSALRATLYPPAVDAAGRLAVAAAVGINGDVAAKARALAAAGVDVLVVDTAHGHQEGMLRALRAVADAKLGIPIVAGNIVTADGVRDLVEAGAGILKVGVGPGAMCTTRMMTAVGRPQFSAVLETAQAARELGAHVWADGGVRYPRDVALALAAGAASVMIGSWFAGTIESPGELLTDDAGRPYKESWGMASTKAVHGRFGRLDPWELARKELFAEGISSSKIYLDPLRPGIEDLVDMITSGVRSSFTYAGARTVPEFVDLARVGLQSAAGYEEGKALPVSW